Proteins encoded together in one Pseudomonas sp. ADAK13 window:
- a CDS encoding AraC family transcriptional regulator, whose protein sequence is MLHSHLTTLNAVSLVLGTFKDQGLPGDALLEGSGICPADLSRADTRITTNQEMRVCANAVALQRDIGLELGRRMHVSSYGMLGYALLTSATFGDALRLALRYPALLGTLFELSLVEDGERIWFSASDYRENPALETFNVEFCLVSLKVICDDLLGHPLPLRGARFEYDAPDYQARYRERFDCPLQFQATANAFAFDKHWLDQPLPLADAVTHQAMAERCRKQNLEFTGRQAWLGRIRQVLASQLQAAPGLEGLAQQMNCSARTLRRHLHDQGCSYQELLDELRFERAKQLLGEDELPIYRIAEALGFSETASFRHAFVRWSGVAPSQFRA, encoded by the coding sequence ATGCTGCACTCCCACCTCACCACCCTCAACGCCGTCTCCCTGGTGCTTGGCACCTTCAAGGACCAGGGCCTGCCCGGCGACGCGTTGCTCGAAGGCAGCGGCATCTGCCCGGCGGACTTGAGCCGTGCCGACACGCGCATCACCACCAACCAGGAGATGCGCGTGTGTGCCAACGCCGTGGCGCTGCAGCGGGATATCGGCCTGGAACTGGGCCGGCGCATGCACGTTTCGTCCTACGGCATGCTCGGCTACGCCCTGCTCACCAGTGCCACCTTCGGTGACGCTTTACGTTTGGCCCTGCGTTATCCGGCGCTGTTGGGAACACTTTTCGAGCTGAGCCTGGTGGAGGACGGCGAGCGCATCTGGTTCAGCGCCAGTGATTATCGGGAGAACCCGGCGCTGGAAACCTTCAACGTCGAGTTCTGCCTGGTCTCATTGAAAGTCATCTGCGACGACCTGCTCGGCCATCCGCTGCCATTGCGCGGTGCGCGCTTTGAATACGACGCGCCGGACTATCAGGCGCGTTACCGCGAGCGCTTCGACTGCCCGTTGCAGTTTCAAGCCACCGCCAATGCCTTTGCGTTCGACAAGCACTGGCTGGACCAGCCGTTACCCCTGGCCGACGCCGTCACCCACCAGGCCATGGCCGAGCGTTGCCGCAAGCAGAACCTGGAGTTCACCGGGCGCCAGGCGTGGCTGGGCCGGATTCGCCAAGTGCTCGCCAGCCAATTGCAGGCGGCGCCGGGCCTTGAGGGGTTGGCCCAACAGATGAACTGCTCGGCACGTACCTTGCGCCGACACCTGCACGACCAGGGTTGCAGCTACCAGGAACTGCTCGACGAGCTACGCTTCGAGCGGGCCAAGCAGCTGCTGGGCGAGGACGAGCTGCCGATCTACCGGATTGCCGAAGCACTGGGGTTTAGCGAAACCGCAAGTTTCCGCCACGCGTTTGTGCGCTGGAGCGGCGTAGCGCCGAGCCAATTTCGCGCATGA
- a CDS encoding asparaginase, with product MSPATNIMVLYTGGTIGMQASANGLAPASGFEARMSEFLASQPHINVPAWRFREMSPLIDSANMTPAYWQRLRVAVIEAVDAGCDAVLILHGTDTLAYSAAAMSFQLLGLPAPVLFTGSMLPAGVPDSDAWENVSGALVALGAGLAPGVQLYFHGALMAPTRCAKIRSFGRHPFAALQRNGGVAQAELVPAALHYRQAKALANVGVLPLVPGIAAAQLDALIDSGIQALVLECFGSGTGPSDNPEFLASLQRAQDQGVVVVAITQCHEGGVELDVYEAGSRLRGVGVLSGGGMTREAAFGKLNALIGAGLGNAEIRRLVELDLCGELS from the coding sequence ATGTCCCCAGCTACTAACATCATGGTGCTCTACACCGGTGGCACCATCGGCATGCAGGCCAGCGCCAACGGCCTGGCACCCGCTTCGGGTTTTGAAGCGCGCATGAGCGAGTTCCTCGCCAGCCAACCCCATATCAACGTCCCTGCCTGGCGCTTCCGGGAAATGTCGCCACTGATCGACAGCGCCAACATGACGCCCGCCTACTGGCAGCGCTTGCGTGTGGCGGTGATCGAAGCGGTGGATGCCGGCTGCGACGCCGTGCTGATCCTGCACGGCACCGACACCCTGGCCTATAGCGCGGCGGCCATGAGCTTCCAGTTGCTGGGCTTGCCGGCGCCGGTGCTGTTTACCGGCTCGATGCTGCCCGCCGGCGTACCCGACAGCGATGCCTGGGAAAACGTCAGCGGCGCGCTGGTGGCCTTGGGCGCAGGCCTGGCGCCGGGTGTGCAACTGTACTTCCACGGTGCACTGATGGCCCCGACCCGTTGCGCGAAAATCCGCAGTTTTGGTCGCCACCCGTTTGCCGCGTTGCAGCGTAACGGCGGCGTGGCCCAAGCCGAGTTGGTTCCGGCGGCGCTGCATTACCGCCAGGCCAAGGCGCTGGCCAATGTGGGTGTGCTGCCACTGGTGCCGGGCATCGCCGCCGCGCAATTGGACGCGTTGATCGACAGCGGTATTCAAGCGCTGGTGCTGGAATGCTTCGGCAGCGGCACTGGCCCCAGCGACAACCCCGAGTTCCTTGCCAGCCTCCAGCGCGCGCAGGACCAGGGCGTGGTCGTCGTCGCCATCACCCAGTGCCATGAAGGCGGCGTAGAGCTGGATGTGTACGAAGCCGGCAGCCGCTTGCGCGGCGTGGGCGTGTTGTCGGGCGGCGGCATGACCCGCGAAGCGGCATTCGGCAAGCTCAATGCGCTGATCGGCGCCGGGCTGGGGAATGCCGAAATCCGGCGCCTGGTGGAGCTCGACCTGTGTGGCGAGCTGAGCTGA
- a CDS encoding alanine/glycine:cation symporter family protein yields MLEVINDFLSGKVLIVLIVGLGGYFTIRSRFVQLRHFFHMFSVFRDSLKSSTGQLSSFQALMLSLAGRVGAGNIAGVGIAVTLGGPGAVFWMWVTALVGMSSSFIECSLGQLYKRTDAEGTYRGGPAYYIQHGLQKRWLGMVMAFLLLVTFGFAFNGLQAHAVTHSLNNAFGLDTTYTGLALAVLLGLVFIGGIKRIASIADLLVPVKTLVYIAVTLYVIVLQFDHVPAMLATIVKSAFGLDQAFGGLVGSAIIMGVKRGVFANEAGLGSAPNVAAVASVEHPIAQGVVQAFSVFLDTFVICTCTALLILLSGFYTPGFEGDGIALTQNSLAAVVGDWGRMFISVALALFVFTSIMYNYYLGESNLRFIVGDNRKVLMGYRALVLVLIFWGSIENLSTVFAFADITMTMLAFVNLFALAFLFKIAMRILNDYDGQRAAGIKTPVFDSSKFPDLDLDRKAWPANPVKPEPAAQATAELNAQAQR; encoded by the coding sequence ATGCTAGAAGTCATCAACGACTTCCTCTCAGGGAAAGTATTGATCGTGCTCATTGTCGGGCTCGGTGGTTACTTCACGATCCGCTCGCGTTTCGTTCAGTTGCGTCACTTTTTCCACATGTTTTCGGTGTTTCGCGACAGCCTGAAAAGCAGCACCGGCCAACTCAGCTCGTTCCAGGCGCTGATGCTCAGCCTCGCCGGGCGCGTGGGTGCCGGCAACATCGCAGGCGTCGGCATTGCCGTGACCCTGGGTGGCCCGGGCGCCGTATTCTGGATGTGGGTTACCGCACTGGTGGGCATGTCTTCGAGCTTTATCGAGTGCTCCCTCGGCCAACTCTACAAGCGCACCGACGCTGAAGGCACCTACCGTGGCGGCCCGGCTTACTACATTCAGCACGGCCTGCAAAAACGCTGGCTGGGCATGGTGATGGCGTTCCTGCTGCTGGTGACCTTCGGTTTCGCCTTCAACGGTCTGCAAGCCCACGCCGTGACTCACTCGCTGAACAATGCGTTTGGCCTGGACACCACCTACACCGGCCTGGCCCTGGCCGTGCTGCTGGGCCTGGTGTTCATCGGCGGGATCAAGCGTATCGCCTCGATCGCCGACCTGCTGGTGCCGGTCAAGACCCTGGTCTACATCGCCGTGACCCTGTACGTGATCGTGCTGCAATTCGACCACGTGCCGGCCATGCTCGCGACCATCGTCAAGAGCGCTTTCGGCCTCGACCAAGCCTTCGGTGGCCTGGTGGGCAGCGCGATCATCATGGGCGTGAAACGCGGCGTGTTCGCCAACGAAGCCGGCCTGGGCAGTGCGCCTAACGTGGCCGCAGTGGCCTCGGTTGAACACCCGATCGCCCAAGGCGTGGTGCAAGCGTTCAGCGTGTTCCTCGACACCTTCGTGATCTGCACCTGCACCGCGTTGCTGATCCTGCTTTCCGGTTTCTACACCCCGGGCTTCGAAGGCGACGGCATTGCCCTGACCCAGAACTCCCTGGCGGCGGTGGTCGGTGACTGGGGCCGGATGTTCATCTCGGTGGCCCTGGCGTTGTTCGTGTTCACCTCGATCATGTACAACTACTACCTCGGCGAGAGCAACCTGCGCTTCATTGTGGGCGACAACCGCAAGGTGTTGATGGGCTACCGCGCGCTGGTGCTGGTGCTGATTTTCTGGGGTTCCATCGAGAACCTGAGCACCGTGTTTGCCTTCGCCGACATCACCATGACCATGCTGGCGTTCGTCAACCTGTTCGCCCTGGCGTTCCTGTTCAAGATCGCCATGCGCATCCTGAATGACTACGACGGCCAGCGTGCTGCGGGCATCAAGACCCCGGTGTTTGATTCCAGCAAGTTCCCGGACCTAGACCTGGACCGCAAGGCCTGGCCGGCCAATCCGGTGAAGCCGGAACCTGCCGCTCAAGCAACGGCAGAGCTGAACGCTCAAGCGCAGCGCTAA
- the aspA gene encoding aspartate ammonia-lyase, whose product MSSAASFRTEKDLLGVLEVPAQAYYGIQTLRAVNNFRLSGVPISHYPKLVVGLAMVKQAAADANRELGQLSEAKHAAISEACARLIRGDFHEEFVVDMIQGGAGTSTNMNANEVIANIALEAMGHNKGEYQYLHPNNDVNMAQSTNDAYPTAIRLGLLLGHDALLASLDSLIQSFAAKGEEFSHVLKMGRTQLQDAVPMTLGQEFRAFATTLGEDLARLKTLAPELLTEVNLGGTAIGTGINADPRYQALAVQRLATISGQPLVPAADLIEATSDMGAFVLFSGMLKRTAVKLSKICNDLRLLSSGPRTGINEINLPARQPGSSIMPGKVNPVIPEAVNQVAFQIIGNDLALTIAAEGGQLQLNVMEPLIAYKIFDSIRLLQRAMDMLREHCIVGITANEARCRELVEHSIGLVTALNPYIGYENATRIARIALESGRGVLELVREEGLLDDAMLDDILRPENMIAPRLVPLKA is encoded by the coding sequence ATGTCCTCCGCTGCATCTTTCCGCACAGAAAAAGACCTGCTTGGCGTACTCGAAGTACCCGCTCAAGCGTATTACGGCATCCAGACCCTGCGAGCGGTGAATAACTTCCGCCTCTCGGGCGTTCCGATTTCGCATTACCCGAAATTGGTGGTCGGCCTGGCAATGGTCAAGCAAGCGGCCGCTGACGCCAACCGCGAGTTGGGCCAGCTCAGCGAAGCCAAGCACGCTGCCATCAGCGAAGCCTGTGCCCGCCTGATCCGCGGCGATTTCCACGAAGAGTTCGTGGTGGACATGATTCAAGGCGGCGCTGGCACTTCAACCAACATGAATGCCAACGAAGTCATCGCCAACATCGCGTTGGAGGCCATGGGCCACAACAAGGGCGAATACCAATACCTGCACCCGAACAACGACGTGAACATGGCGCAGTCGACCAACGACGCCTACCCGACCGCGATCCGCCTGGGTCTGCTGCTGGGCCACGACGCACTGCTGGCCAGCCTCGACAGCCTGATCCAGTCGTTCGCCGCCAAGGGTGAAGAATTCAGCCACGTCCTGAAAATGGGCCGTACCCAGCTGCAAGACGCCGTGCCGATGACCCTCGGCCAGGAATTCCGCGCCTTCGCCACCACCCTCGGTGAAGACCTGGCCCGCCTGAAAACCCTGGCACCCGAGCTGTTGACCGAAGTGAACCTGGGCGGTACCGCCATCGGTACCGGCATCAACGCCGACCCGCGTTACCAGGCCCTGGCCGTTCAACGCCTGGCCACCATCAGCGGCCAGCCGCTGGTACCGGCTGCCGACCTGATCGAAGCCACCTCCGACATGGGCGCCTTCGTACTGTTCTCCGGCATGCTCAAACGTACGGCGGTGAAGCTGTCGAAGATCTGCAACGACCTGCGCCTGCTGTCCAGCGGCCCACGCACCGGCATCAACGAGATCAACCTGCCGGCCCGCCAGCCAGGCAGCTCGATCATGCCCGGCAAGGTCAACCCGGTAATCCCGGAAGCCGTGAACCAGGTGGCGTTCCAAATCATCGGTAACGATTTGGCACTGACCATCGCGGCCGAAGGCGGCCAGCTGCAACTGAACGTGATGGAGCCGCTGATCGCCTACAAGATCTTCGACTCGATCCGCCTGCTGCAACGCGCCATGGACATGCTGCGCGAGCACTGCATCGTCGGCATCACTGCCAACGAAGCCCGCTGCCGCGAGCTGGTGGAACACTCCATCGGCCTGGTCACCGCGCTGAACCCGTACATCGGCTATGAAAACGCCACCCGTATCGCCCGTATCGCCCTTGAAAGCGGCCGCGGCGTACTGGAACTGGTGCGCGAAGAAGGCTTGCTCGACGACGCCATGCTCGACGACATCCTGCGCCCCGAAAACATGATTGCCCCACGTTTGGTCCCGCTGAAGGCCTAA
- a CDS encoding LysR substrate-binding domain-containing protein, whose translation MNLESKWLEDFSALAATRSFSQAAERRFVTQPAFSRRIRSLEAALGLTLVNRSRTPVELTAAGQLFLVTARTVVEQLGEVLRHLHHLEGGQGEVMQVAAAHSLALGFFPRWIAQLRNEGLNIATRLVATNVGDAVHALREGGCDLMLAFYDPDAAMQMDPEIFPSLHLGNTEMLPVCAADADGKPLFDLEGEGSVPLLAYSAGAFLGRSVNLLLRQRALRFTTIYETAMADSLKSMALEGLGIAWVPQLSVRAELARGELVVCGGPQWHVPLEIRLYRCALVRKANVRLLWRKLEGGAAQNPAAERG comes from the coding sequence ATGAACCTTGAAAGCAAATGGCTGGAAGACTTTAGCGCCCTGGCTGCCACTCGCAGCTTCTCCCAGGCGGCGGAGCGGCGCTTTGTCACCCAGCCGGCGTTCAGTCGGCGCATCCGCAGCCTGGAGGCGGCGCTGGGGCTGACCCTGGTCAATCGCTCGCGCACGCCGGTCGAACTCACGGCGGCGGGGCAGTTGTTCCTGGTCACCGCGCGTACCGTGGTCGAGCAGCTCGGCGAGGTATTGCGCCACCTCCATCACCTGGAAGGCGGGCAGGGCGAAGTCATGCAGGTGGCGGCGGCGCACTCCCTGGCGCTGGGCTTCTTCCCGCGCTGGATCGCCCAGCTGCGTAATGAAGGATTGAACATCGCCACCCGGTTGGTCGCCACCAACGTCGGCGACGCCGTGCATGCGCTGCGCGAAGGCGGCTGCGACTTGATGCTGGCGTTCTACGACCCGGACGCTGCGATGCAGATGGACCCCGAGATCTTCCCGTCGCTGCACCTGGGCAACACCGAGATGCTGCCGGTGTGCGCCGCCGATGCCGACGGCAAGCCGCTGTTCGACCTCGAAGGCGAAGGCAGTGTGCCGCTGCTGGCCTACAGTGCCGGCGCCTTTCTCGGGCGTTCGGTAAACCTGTTGCTGCGCCAGCGGGCGCTGCGCTTCACCACCATTTACGAAACCGCCATGGCCGACAGCCTGAAAAGCATGGCCCTCGAAGGCCTGGGCATTGCCTGGGTGCCGCAGCTGAGCGTGCGCGCCGAGTTGGCGCGGGGCGAATTGGTGGTGTGCGGCGGCCCGCAATGGCATGTGCCGCTGGAGATTCGTTTGTACCGCTGCGCCCTGGTGCGCAAGGCGAATGTGCGGTTGCTGTGGCGCAAGCTGGAAGGGGGTGCGGCGCAGAATCCGGCGGCTGAACGCGGTTAA
- the purE gene encoding 5-(carboxyamino)imidazole ribonucleotide mutase produces MSALVGVIMGSKSDWSTLSHTADMLEKLGIPYEVKVVSAHRTPDLLFQYADEAESRGIEVIIAGAGGAAHLPGMCAAKTHLPVLGVPVQSSMLSGVDSLLSIVQMPAGIPVATLAIGKAGAINAALLSASILGAKHPQFHAALKKFRAEQTDSVLDNPDPRIA; encoded by the coding sequence ATGAGTGCATTGGTTGGCGTGATCATGGGCTCCAAGTCCGATTGGTCCACCCTTAGCCACACCGCCGATATGCTGGAAAAACTCGGCATTCCCTACGAAGTGAAGGTGGTTTCCGCCCACCGCACTCCGGATTTGCTGTTCCAGTATGCCGATGAAGCAGAATCCCGTGGCATCGAGGTGATCATCGCCGGTGCCGGCGGTGCAGCTCACCTGCCAGGCATGTGTGCAGCCAAGACTCACCTGCCCGTGCTGGGCGTGCCGGTGCAGTCGTCGATGCTCTCGGGCGTGGATTCGCTGTTGTCCATCGTGCAGATGCCCGCCGGTATTCCGGTGGCCACCCTGGCGATCGGCAAGGCCGGCGCGATCAACGCAGCATTGCTGTCCGCCAGCATCCTCGGTGCCAAGCACCCGCAGTTCCATGCGGCGCTGAAAAAATTCCGGGCTGAGCAGACAGACAGCGTCCTGGACAATCCAGACCCACGCATTGCCTGA
- a CDS encoding 5-(carboxyamino)imidazole ribonucleotide synthase, which translates to MKIGVIGGGQLGRMLALAGTPLGMNFAFLDPAPDACAAALGEHLRADYSDPDHLRQLADEVDLVTFEFESVPAETVAFLSQFVPVYPSAEALRIARDRWFEKSMFKDLGIPTPAFADIQSQDDLDAAVASIGLPAVLKTRTLGYDGKGQKVLRSAADVVGTFAELGSVACLLEGFVPFTGEVSLIAVRARDGETRFYPLVHNTHDSGILKLSVASTDHPLQALAEDYSSRVLKQLDYVGVMAFEFFEVDGGLKANEIAPRVHNSGHWTTEGAECSQFENHLRAVAGLPLGSTAKVGESAMLNFIGVVPPVERVIAIDDCHLHHYGKAFKAGRKVGHANLRCKDRATLQAQILKVEALIAEQ; encoded by the coding sequence ATGAAAATCGGTGTAATCGGTGGCGGCCAACTGGGCCGCATGCTGGCCCTGGCGGGTACGCCGCTGGGGATGAACTTCGCTTTCCTGGACCCGGCGCCAGACGCCTGCGCGGCGGCGCTGGGTGAACACCTGCGGGCTGACTACAGCGACCCGGACCACCTGCGCCAACTGGCCGATGAAGTCGACCTGGTGACCTTCGAGTTTGAAAGCGTCCCGGCTGAAACCGTGGCCTTCCTGTCGCAGTTCGTGCCGGTGTACCCGAGCGCCGAAGCCTTGCGCATCGCTCGCGACCGCTGGTTCGAGAAGAGCATGTTCAAGGACCTGGGCATCCCGACGCCGGCCTTCGCCGACATCCAGTCCCAAGACGACCTGGACGCTGCAGTCGCCTCTATCGGCCTGCCGGCCGTGCTGAAAACCCGCACCCTGGGTTACGACGGCAAGGGCCAGAAAGTCCTGCGCAGCGCTGCCGATGTGGTCGGTACCTTCGCCGAGCTGGGCAGCGTCGCTTGTCTGCTGGAAGGCTTCGTGCCGTTCACCGGTGAAGTCTCGCTGATCGCCGTGCGTGCCCGCGATGGCGAAACCCGCTTCTATCCGTTGGTGCACAACACCCACGACAGCGGCATCCTCAAGCTGTCCGTGGCCAGCACCGATCACCCGCTGCAAGCCCTGGCCGAAGATTATTCGAGCCGAGTGCTCAAGCAGCTGGATTACGTCGGCGTGATGGCGTTCGAGTTCTTTGAAGTCGACGGTGGCCTGAAAGCCAACGAAATCGCCCCGCGCGTGCACAACTCCGGGCACTGGACCACCGAAGGCGCCGAGTGCAGCCAGTTCGAAAACCACCTGCGGGCGGTGGCGGGCTTGCCGTTGGGCTCCACGGCCAAGGTCGGCGAGAGCGCGATGCTCAACTTCATCGGCGTGGTGCCGCCGGTTGAGCGTGTGATCGCGATCGATGACTGCCACCTGCATCATTACGGCAAGGCCTTCAAGGCTGGGCGCAAGGTCGGCCACGCCAACCTGCGTTGCAAGGACCGCGCGACGCTGCAAGCGCAGATCCTCAAGGTCGAAGCGCTGATCGCCGAGCAATAA
- a CDS encoding GlsB/YeaQ/YmgE family stress response membrane protein, giving the protein MGIIGTIFIGLIVGLLARFLKPGDDSMGWIMTILLGIAGSLVATYGGQALGIYQAGQGAGFIGALIGAIVLLVIYGLLRKK; this is encoded by the coding sequence ATGGGTATCATTGGAACCATCTTTATCGGCTTGATCGTTGGCCTGCTGGCGCGTTTCCTGAAGCCAGGCGACGACAGCATGGGCTGGATCATGACCATCCTGCTGGGTATCGCCGGTTCGCTGGTTGCAACCTATGGTGGCCAGGCACTGGGTATCTACCAGGCGGGCCAGGGCGCAGGCTTTATCGGTGCACTGATCGGTGCGATCGTGTTGTTGGTGATCTACGGTCTGCTGAGAAAGAAGTAA
- a CDS encoding DUF3299 domain-containing protein codes for MRRLLLTLLLLGCGLAHAGELPETDWLELMPKSDQKALEEMPEIDHNSPEAQGTFTAKGGLKQSKGLPAVMYSTKTVAAMNGKNIRIGGYPVPLETDAKGRSTLFFLVPYPGACIHVPPPPPNQLVLVRYPKGLKLDDIYTPLWVTGTLKVEKVNNDLADAAYALDAGKVRVVKESDL; via the coding sequence ATGCGCCGTCTTCTGTTGACTCTCCTCTTGCTGGGCTGTGGCCTGGCGCACGCTGGCGAACTGCCGGAAACCGACTGGCTGGAACTGATGCCCAAGTCGGACCAGAAAGCCCTCGAAGAAATGCCCGAAATCGACCACAACTCCCCGGAAGCCCAAGGCACCTTCACGGCCAAGGGCGGCCTGAAGCAGAGCAAGGGCTTGCCGGCGGTGATGTATTCGACCAAGACCGTGGCCGCCATGAACGGCAAGAACATCCGCATCGGCGGCTACCCCGTGCCACTCGAAACCGACGCCAAGGGCCGCAGCACGCTGTTCTTCCTGGTGCCTTACCCGGGCGCGTGCATCCACGTGCCGCCACCGCCGCCCAACCAGTTGGTGCTGGTGCGTTATCCCAAGGGGTTGAAGCTGGATGATATCTACACGCCGCTGTGGGTGACGGGCACGCTGAAGGTGGAGAAGGTCAACAACGACCTGGCCGATGCGGCCTATGCGCTGGATGCGGGGAAGGTGCGGGTGGTCAAAGAGTCGGACTTGTAA
- a CDS encoding D-hexose-6-phosphate mutarotase: MSTPNVETVKLDELNAWRIRHNGAELVVAQQGAHIVSYQRTGEKPLIWPNDDVVFKKGKGIRTGVPVCWPWFGVFDRNPQSVKAMYQGDEPAGAHGFVRTADWALVGVEAEGTALRVELELPVPEGGFPGWPHQVDLKMSLLLDDQLHIRLTSHNRGTETVSLSQALHSYFAVSDVRNVQVEGLDGLAYIDTADGWTHKQQSGLLHFTAETDRIYLDTPAQLNIVDKDWQRRVQLSSTGSRSTVIWNPWTERAKAFSDMADDGWQGMLCIETANVLDDAVTLAPGESHTLGVSISGIAL; this comes from the coding sequence ATGTCTACACCCAACGTTGAAACCGTCAAACTGGATGAGCTGAACGCATGGCGCATCCGCCATAACGGCGCCGAATTGGTGGTGGCCCAGCAAGGCGCACATATCGTCAGTTACCAGCGCACCGGCGAAAAGCCGCTGATCTGGCCCAACGACGACGTGGTGTTCAAGAAAGGCAAAGGCATTCGCACCGGTGTGCCGGTGTGCTGGCCGTGGTTTGGTGTATTCGACCGCAACCCGCAGAGCGTCAAGGCCATGTATCAGGGTGACGAGCCGGCGGGCGCGCATGGTTTCGTGCGGACCGCCGACTGGGCGTTGGTGGGCGTTGAAGCTGAAGGCACAGCACTGCGCGTGGAGCTGGAACTGCCGGTGCCCGAAGGTGGCTTCCCGGGCTGGCCCCATCAGGTCGACCTGAAGATGAGCCTCCTGCTGGATGATCAGTTGCACATTCGCCTGACCAGCCATAACCGTGGCACCGAGACCGTCAGCCTCAGCCAGGCACTGCACAGCTACTTTGCGGTCAGCGATGTGCGCAATGTGCAGGTCGAAGGTTTGGACGGCCTGGCCTATATCGATACCGCCGACGGCTGGACCCACAAGCAACAATCCGGGCTGTTGCACTTCACCGCCGAGACCGACCGCATCTACCTCGACACGCCGGCGCAGCTGAACATTGTCGACAAAGACTGGCAGCGCCGTGTTCAGCTCAGCAGCACAGGCTCGCGCTCGACGGTGATCTGGAACCCGTGGACCGAACGCGCCAAGGCCTTCAGCGACATGGCCGACGACGGCTGGCAGGGCATGCTCTGCATCGAGACCGCGAATGTGCTGGACGATGCGGTAACGCTCGCGCCGGGCGAAAGCCATACCCTGGGTGTGAGCATCAGCGGTATCGCCCTGTAA
- a CDS encoding acyl-CoA thioesterase, whose protein sequence is MIELEQEDPIPQGDLALQITALPRETNGFGDIFGGWLVAQMDLAGTAMASKVAGGRVATVAIDRMAFLVPVAVGAQLSFYTQALEIGRSSIQMMVEVWSDDPLSSEWRKVTEAVFVFVAIDGSGRTRSVPSRAR, encoded by the coding sequence ATGATCGAACTCGAACAAGAAGATCCTATCCCGCAAGGCGATCTCGCCCTGCAAATCACCGCACTCCCGCGTGAAACCAACGGTTTCGGCGACATCTTCGGCGGCTGGCTGGTCGCGCAGATGGACCTGGCCGGCACGGCCATGGCGAGCAAGGTTGCCGGTGGCCGCGTGGCGACCGTAGCGATCGACCGCATGGCATTCCTGGTGCCCGTGGCAGTCGGCGCACAGTTGTCCTTCTATACCCAGGCCCTGGAAATCGGCCGCAGCTCGATCCAGATGATGGTCGAAGTGTGGAGCGACGACCCGCTGTCCAGCGAATGGCGCAAGGTCACCGAGGCGGTGTTTGTGTTCGTTGCCATCGACGGCAGCGGTCGCACCAGGTCGGTTCCGTCGCGGGCGCGTTAA